The Juglans microcarpa x Juglans regia isolate MS1-56 chromosome 2S, Jm3101_v1.0, whole genome shotgun sequence genome has a window encoding:
- the LOC121252126 gene encoding IST1 homolog, producing the protein MGRKLDALLGRNSKTSKFKTLAKLTISRITILKNQHQVRCSHAHSDVIELLKLGHQERALLRVEHVIKEQNMLDVFAMIANYCDVLIESVELLKKNSGCHDELKEGISSLIFAAARCGEFPELQKLRQILTSTFGKDFADRAVESRNNCDVNPKMIQKLSVRQQSLETRLKVLKEIASEIGFTLHLEEHAPLVVEDDSQKQRQLETHKSANLDGPHLRSPGEERMENEFPESMTARKKYRDVAAAAQEAFESAAYAAAAARAAVALSRSESQDNDPDDHSGLLIDKES; encoded by the exons ATGGGACGGAAATTGGATGCTTTGCTCGGAAGGAATTCCAAGACCTCCAAATTCAAAACCCTTGCGAAACTGACCATTTCCAGGATTACCATCCTCAAGAACCAGCACCAAGTCCGGTGCTCTCATGCACATTCTGATGTCATCGAACTCCTTAAACTTGGTCATCAAGAGCGAGCTCTTCTCCGA GTTGAGCATGTGATAAAGGAGCAGAACATGTTAGATGTGTTTGCCATGATCGCAAACTACTGTGATGTCTTGATAGAAAGCGTTGAGTTACTTAAAAAGAACAG TGGGTGTCATGACGAGCTCAAGGAGGGGATATCAAGCCTGATCTTTGCAGCTGCAAGATGTGGAGAATTCCCAGAGCTACAAAAACTCCGTCAGATTCTCACTTCAACATTTGGGAAAGATTTTGCTGATCGTGCTGTTGAGTCGCGCAATAACTGCGACGTTAATCCTAAG ATGATACAAAAGCTTTCGGTCCGACAGCAAAGCTTGGAAACCAGATTGAAAGTGCTAAAAGAAATTGCTTCTGAGATTGGATTCACTTTGCATTTAGAGGAACATGCTCCTTTGGTTGTTGAG GATGACTCCCAGAAGCAGAGGCAGCTGGAAACTCACAAATCAGCTAACTTAGATGGTCCTCACCTTCGATCACCTGGAGAAGAGAGAATGGAGAATGAGTTCCCTGAATCCATGACAGCAAGGAAGAAGTACAGAGATGTAGCTGCCGCTGCTCAAGAGGCTTTTGAATCAGCAGCATATGCAGCAGCAGCTGCAAGAGCAGCTGTTGCACTGTCCAGGTCTGAATCACAAGACAATGATCCAGATGATCATAGTGGTCTGCTCATTGACAAGGAATCATAA
- the LOC121252249 gene encoding ubiquitin receptor RAD23c-like, whose amino-acid sequence MKIFVKTLKGTHFEVEVKPDDTIADVKQNIEALQGSVVYPASQQMLIHQGKVLKDATTLEENKVAENSFVVIMLTKSKVSSSGASSTTSVPTSQAQPVSLPPTSIQPAPPSQPPPSTPAPMQTAPENTPLVVAPASSESDVYGQAASNLVAGNNLEATVQQILDMGGGSWDRDTVVRALRAAFNNPERAVEYLYSGIPEQADVPAVAQVPSSGQAVNTPAQAPQPAAPTSGPNANPLDLFPQGLPTMGTNAGAGTLDFLRNSQQFQALRLMVQANPQILQPMLQELGKQNPQLMRLIQEHQADFLRLINEPVEGEGNLLAQGASAMPQAVTVTPEERQAIERLEAMGFDRALVLEVFFACNKNEELAANYLLDHMHEFED is encoded by the exons ATGAAGATCTTTGTGAAGACTCTCAAGGGTACTCACTTCGAGGTCGAAGTGAAACCCGATGACACG ATTGCTGATGTCAAGCAAAATATAGAGGCTCTACAGGGCTCTGTGGTTTACCCGGCGTCACAACAGATGCTTATTCATCAGGGGAAAGTTCTCAAGGACGCCACAACACTTGAGGAAAATAAAGTTGCGGAGAATAGTTTTGTTGTCATCATGTTAACCAAG AGTAAGGTCTCGTCAAGTGGAGCCTCAAGTACAACAAGTGTGCCCACGAGCCAA GCGCAACCTGTTAGTTTGCCTCCTACCTCGATACAACCAGCACCACCATCTCAACCTCCTCCCTCAACTCCAGCACC AATGCAGACTGCCCCTGAAAACACTCCTCTTGTTGTCGCTCCTGCTTC TTCCGAATCAGATGTCTATGGACAAGCAGCATCAAATCTTGTTGCTGGAAATAATTTAGAGGCTACTGTTCAGCAGATTCTGGATATGGGTGGAGGAAGTTGGGATCGGGACACCGTTGTCCGTGCTTTACGTGCTGCTTTTAACAACCCTGAAAGAGCTGTTGAATATCTATATTCT GGAATTCCTGAGCAAGCTGATGTTCCTGCGGTTGCTCAAGTTCCTTCAAGCGGGCAGGCTGTAAACACTCCTGCCCAGGCTCCACAACCGGCAGCACCTACCAGTGGGCCCAATGCAAACCCCCTAGATCTGTTCCCACAG GGTCTTCCCACTATGGGTACAAATGCCGGTGCAGGAACCTTGGACTTCTTGCGAAACAGTCAACAG tTCCAAGCCTTGCGACTTATGGTGCAAGCAAACCCCCAAATATTGCAG CCTATGCTCCAGGAACTTGGAAAGCAAAATCCGCAACTAATGCGCCTGATTCAAGAGCATCAGGCTGATTTCTTACGCCTGATAAATGAACCAGTTGAAGGAGAAGG GAACCTACTGGCTCAGGGGGCTTCAGCAATGCCACAGGCTGTGACTGTCACCCCTGAGGAGCGTCAGGCCATTGAACGT CTTGAAGCTATGGGATTTGACCGGGCCCTAGTATTGGAGGTATTCTTTGCATGCAACAAGAATGAGGAGCTGGCGGCCAACTATCTTTTAGATCATATGCATGAGTTTGAGGACTGA